Proteins encoded by one window of Kribbella italica:
- a CDS encoding alpha/beta fold hydrolase gives MSTIYYQDSGRGDAVLLLPGWAGSIAEFGWLRGELSEGFRVIAADLPGSGRSQPQPRDYSVDFYAEDARAFFGLLDELGISTVHLVGFSDGGEVALLMAALSPPRVLSVVTWGAAGRIVEPANGPTFDQLEHLIDEPVPELLPLAAYLVEAYGVDNARAMVSNWAAALRGIAARGGDVARARVESIRCPALLIGGSDDVFCPPYLVKEMADAIAGARFDEFEGAGHDLHRSAAGRFGATVNEWLSLH, from the coding sequence ATGTCGACAATCTACTATCAGGACTCCGGCCGTGGGGACGCCGTTCTCCTCCTGCCCGGGTGGGCGGGCAGCATCGCCGAGTTCGGCTGGTTGCGCGGCGAACTGAGCGAGGGCTTCCGTGTCATCGCCGCCGACCTGCCCGGTTCGGGCCGGTCTCAGCCGCAGCCGCGGGACTACTCGGTCGACTTCTACGCTGAAGACGCTCGGGCCTTCTTCGGCTTGCTGGACGAGCTCGGGATCTCCACCGTTCACCTGGTCGGCTTCAGCGACGGGGGAGAAGTCGCCTTACTGATGGCGGCGCTGTCGCCGCCTCGCGTGCTTTCGGTCGTCACGTGGGGCGCGGCCGGTCGCATCGTCGAGCCGGCCAACGGGCCGACGTTCGACCAGCTGGAGCACCTGATCGACGAGCCTGTGCCCGAACTGCTGCCGCTCGCGGCCTATCTGGTGGAGGCGTACGGCGTCGACAATGCACGAGCGATGGTGAGCAACTGGGCTGCAGCGCTGCGGGGGATCGCGGCGAGGGGTGGAGATGTGGCCAGGGCCCGGGTGGAGAGCATCCGGTGCCCGGCATTGCTGATCGGCGGCAGCGATGACGTGTTCTGCCCGCCGTACCTGGTGAAGGAGATGGCCGACGCGATCGCCGGCGCGCGGTTCGACGAGTTCGAGGGCGCTGGGCACGACCTGCACCGCTCGGCGGCCGGGCGTTTCGGTGCGACCGTGAACGAGTGGCTGAGTCTGCATTAG
- a CDS encoding alpha/beta hydrolase — MESIRCPALLIGGSDDVFCPPYLVKEMADAIAGARFDEFEDAGHDLHRSAAGRFGATVNEWLSLH; from the coding sequence GTGGAGAGCATCCGGTGTCCGGCTTTGCTGATCGGCGGCAGCGATGACGTGTTCTGCCCGCCGTACTTGGTGAAGGAGATGGCCGACGCGATCGCTGGCGCGCGGTTCGACGAGTTCGAGGATGCTGGGCACGACCTGCACCGCTCGGCGGCCGGGCGTTTCGGTGCGACTGTGAACGAGTGGCTGAGTCTGCATTAG
- a CDS encoding NAD(P)/FAD-dependent oxidoreductase codes for MIKKIEAVVIGGGYAGVMAANRLTKRADVAVTLINPRATFVERIRLHQLVGGSDDAVVEYDHVLADGVRLVVDAADRIDAAERTVTLVSGTTVSYDYLVYAVGSGTDVEQVPGLEFAYPLNSLEEAERLRSIVDNAEAVTVVGAGPAGIETAAELAEAGHQVTLVCGGVLGPYLHASGRRTVAARLDKLGVNIVDGPGTTVAAVTRDVVQLADGRELPSDLTIWTAGFGVPDLAVRSGLTTDALGRLLTDETLTSVDNERIVAAGDSAAPSDLPFRMGCQSAVQLGPQAAETVLSRIAGKKPVDAGVGFAGQCISLGRDIGIFQFAHRNDVAISLHLRGRFGALVKEMICKSTVWQLRTEGRRPGVMKWWMKDGKRPQLVRGARDARDVRDACGVGDVGDVGGVRGAGDVGGVRDMRGVGGGEGVGRVGGVRGAGDVGSVRDLGGVGGAEGVRGVRGAGGVRDVGDVREVSQA; via the coding sequence ATGATCAAGAAGATCGAGGCCGTGGTGATCGGTGGCGGGTACGCCGGAGTGATGGCGGCCAACCGGTTGACCAAGCGGGCTGACGTGGCGGTGACGTTGATCAACCCGCGGGCGACCTTCGTCGAGCGGATCCGGCTGCACCAGTTGGTCGGTGGGTCGGACGACGCGGTGGTGGAGTACGACCACGTGCTGGCCGACGGGGTGCGACTGGTGGTCGATGCTGCGGATCGGATCGACGCGGCCGAGCGCACGGTGACGCTGGTGTCGGGGACGACTGTCTCCTATGACTACCTGGTGTACGCCGTCGGCAGCGGGACGGATGTCGAGCAGGTGCCTGGGCTCGAGTTCGCGTATCCGCTCAACTCCCTGGAGGAAGCTGAGCGGTTGCGGTCGATTGTCGACAATGCCGAGGCGGTGACTGTGGTTGGCGCCGGGCCAGCCGGGATCGAGACCGCGGCCGAGCTGGCCGAGGCGGGACACCAGGTGACGCTGGTGTGCGGTGGGGTGCTCGGGCCGTACCTGCATGCGAGCGGCCGCCGTACCGTCGCTGCGCGGCTCGACAAGCTCGGCGTGAACATTGTCGACGGTCCCGGTACGACGGTCGCGGCCGTGACACGTGATGTCGTCCAGCTCGCTGACGGGCGGGAGCTGCCGAGTGACCTGACGATCTGGACCGCCGGGTTCGGCGTACCGGATCTGGCCGTGCGCAGCGGGCTCACCACCGACGCGCTGGGTCGCTTGCTCACCGACGAGACACTGACGAGTGTCGACAATGAGCGGATCGTCGCGGCCGGGGACTCCGCGGCGCCGTCGGACCTGCCGTTCCGGATGGGCTGCCAGTCGGCCGTTCAGCTCGGCCCGCAGGCCGCCGAGACTGTGCTCAGCCGGATCGCGGGCAAGAAGCCGGTGGACGCCGGCGTTGGGTTCGCTGGGCAATGCATCAGCCTCGGGCGGGACATCGGGATCTTCCAGTTCGCGCACCGCAACGATGTTGCGATCAGCCTGCACCTGCGCGGCCGGTTCGGCGCGCTGGTCAAGGAGATGATCTGCAAGAGCACCGTCTGGCAGCTCCGGACCGAGGGGCGCCGGCCCGGTGTGATGAAGTGGTGGATGAAGGACGGCAAGCGCCCGCAGCTGGTGCGCGGCGCGCGCGACGCTCGCGACGTGCGTGACGCCTGCGGCGTGGGCGACGTCGGCGACGTCGGCGGTGTGCGCGGCGCTGGCGATGTGGGCGGAGTGCGTGACATGCGCGGTGTGGGTGGCGGGGAAGGTGTGGGCCGCGTGGGCGGTGTGCGCGGCGCTGGCGATGTGGGCAGTGTGCGTGACCTGGGCGGTGTGGGTGGCGCGGAAGGTGTGCGCGGTGTGCGCGGTGCGGGAGGTGTGCGGGACGTGGGGGATGTGCGTGAAGTCAGCCAGGCGTGA
- a CDS encoding RNA polymerase sigma-70 factor has product MTDPATESFVAHRNLLFTVAYEMLGSAADAEDVLQETWLRWVGVELEQVRDERAYLVRITTRQALNRLRTMKRRKEAYVGPWLPEPLLTAPDVAEDVELAESLSMALMLVLETLGPTERAVFVLREVFGVGYDEIAEAVDKTPEAVRQIAHRARKHVDARRPREAVSASQTRLVLEKFQRAIDTGDLQSLLDVMAPDIVLIGDGGGVKQAALRPIVGADRVIRMVTGGLGKVDAKLSLTPTVINGNPALLARLDDELDGVMVFRIEDALVTGLYYVRNPEKLSRLDAETTLTLR; this is encoded by the coding sequence ATGACCGATCCGGCCACCGAGAGTTTTGTTGCTCATCGCAACCTGCTCTTCACCGTCGCGTATGAGATGCTCGGCTCGGCGGCCGATGCCGAGGACGTGCTGCAGGAGACGTGGTTGCGCTGGGTCGGTGTCGAGCTGGAGCAGGTGCGTGACGAGCGCGCCTACCTGGTGCGGATCACCACTCGGCAGGCGCTCAACCGGCTGCGCACGATGAAGCGTCGCAAGGAGGCGTACGTCGGCCCGTGGTTGCCTGAACCGTTGCTGACGGCACCTGATGTCGCGGAGGACGTCGAGCTGGCCGAAAGCTTGTCGATGGCGCTGATGCTCGTGCTGGAGACGCTTGGGCCGACCGAGCGGGCGGTGTTCGTGCTGCGCGAGGTGTTCGGCGTCGGGTACGACGAGATCGCGGAGGCTGTCGACAAGACGCCTGAGGCGGTCCGTCAGATCGCGCACCGCGCTCGTAAGCACGTCGACGCCCGGCGTCCGCGCGAAGCGGTCTCGGCGAGCCAGACCCGGCTGGTGCTGGAGAAGTTCCAGCGCGCGATCGACACCGGCGACCTGCAGAGTTTGCTCGACGTGATGGCGCCGGACATCGTCCTGATCGGCGACGGTGGCGGCGTTAAGCAGGCCGCGCTCCGGCCGATTGTCGGCGCCGATCGGGTGATTCGGATGGTCACCGGGGGTCTGGGCAAGGTCGACGCCAAGCTCAGCCTCACCCCGACCGTGATCAACGGCAACCCGGCCCTGCTGGCCCGGCTCGACGACGAGCTGGACGGCGTGATGGTGTTCCGGATCGAGGACGCACTGGTCACCGGTCTGTACTACGTGCGCAACCCCGAGAAGCTGTCCCGCCTCGACGCCGAGACGACGCTCACGCTGCGCTGA
- the pknB gene encoding Stk1 family PASTA domain-containing Ser/Thr kinase, translating to MTDDVDTQVGDRLVGRVLDGRYRVGARVAKGGMATVYEALDMRLDRVVALKVMHLGMGDDAEFGRRFVAEARAAAKLSHPNVVAVFDQGEDDGTLFLAMEYVPGRTLRDVIREHGPLSPARALDLLMPVLSALSAAHDAGIVHRDIKPENVLISHDGTVKVADFGLARAVTTTGQTATQGLLMGTVSYLAPELVTDGSADARSDVYSSGILLYELLTGAKPHTGETPIQVAYAHVHADVPAPSLLEPSIPPYVDALVQRATARDRDLRPADARVLSRQVRRVRSALEEGLPDDPELTGDLTVPLQAMRQETEWDDDGYTRGSGYVEHTPVRRLEPTNGRRHEYQRRPEPRHNDTMIVPRDPAPSSRVGQAGPRKGRGLIALIAVLALAIGVGTAGWYYGIHRYTETPLLLNLSAADASARAGEAGLKTTIANQDFSEDVPRGQVMGTSPAPGDRIRKEGEVGLTVSKGPERYRVPQLKGLDQEAAKLALDAIRLVTGKVTTTYNETVAAGKVITFTPKLNTVMKPGNTVNLWVSLGKRPITVPDLTGKPFQSANRSLRKAGFVVERTDAYDPKVPAGSVVSQTPNNGTLFAKDKVQVVVSKGPPLVEVPNVRRKGLADAQKILTEAGFKVKVEQAPFHLGLNLVAGQNPAAGKQAQPGTTIIVTIV from the coding sequence GTGACGGACGACGTAGACACCCAGGTCGGCGACCGCCTGGTCGGGCGGGTGCTCGACGGGCGGTACCGGGTCGGTGCGCGCGTGGCCAAGGGCGGGATGGCGACCGTCTACGAGGCCCTCGACATGCGGCTGGACCGGGTCGTCGCGCTCAAGGTGATGCACCTCGGGATGGGCGACGACGCCGAGTTCGGCCGCCGGTTCGTCGCCGAGGCGCGGGCCGCCGCGAAGCTCTCGCACCCGAACGTCGTCGCCGTCTTCGACCAGGGCGAGGACGACGGGACGCTGTTCCTCGCGATGGAGTACGTCCCGGGCCGCACGCTGCGCGACGTCATCCGCGAGCACGGCCCGCTGTCCCCCGCGCGGGCGCTCGACCTGCTGATGCCGGTGCTGTCCGCGCTGTCCGCGGCCCACGACGCCGGCATCGTGCACCGCGACATCAAGCCCGAGAACGTGCTGATCTCGCACGACGGCACGGTCAAGGTCGCCGACTTCGGCCTGGCCCGCGCGGTCACCACGACCGGCCAGACCGCGACGCAGGGCCTGCTGATGGGCACGGTCTCCTACCTCGCGCCCGAGCTCGTCACCGACGGCAGCGCCGACGCCCGCTCGGACGTCTACTCCTCCGGCATCCTGCTGTACGAGCTGCTCACCGGCGCCAAGCCGCACACCGGCGAGACCCCGATCCAGGTCGCGTACGCGCACGTCCACGCCGACGTACCGGCGCCGTCGCTGCTCGAGCCGAGCATTCCGCCGTACGTCGACGCGCTGGTCCAGCGGGCCACGGCCCGCGACCGCGACCTACGTCCGGCCGACGCGCGTGTGCTCAGCCGCCAGGTCCGCCGCGTGCGCAGCGCGCTGGAGGAAGGGCTGCCGGACGACCCCGAGCTGACCGGCGACCTGACCGTGCCGCTGCAGGCCATGCGCCAGGAGACCGAGTGGGACGACGACGGCTACACGCGCGGCAGCGGGTACGTCGAGCACACCCCCGTACGGCGGCTCGAACCCACCAACGGCCGGCGTCACGAGTACCAGCGGCGACCCGAGCCTCGGCACAACGACACGATGATCGTACCGCGCGATCCCGCGCCCTCGTCGCGGGTCGGCCAGGCCGGGCCGCGCAAGGGCCGCGGCCTGATCGCGCTGATCGCCGTACTGGCGCTCGCGATCGGCGTCGGAACGGCGGGCTGGTACTACGGCATCCACCGCTACACCGAGACGCCGCTCCTGCTGAACCTCAGCGCCGCGGACGCGTCGGCCAGGGCCGGCGAGGCCGGGCTGAAGACGACGATCGCCAACCAGGACTTCTCCGAGGACGTGCCGCGCGGCCAGGTGATGGGGACGAGCCCCGCGCCCGGCGACCGGATCCGCAAGGAGGGCGAGGTCGGCCTGACCGTCTCCAAGGGCCCCGAGCGGTACCGCGTTCCGCAGTTGAAGGGGCTCGACCAGGAGGCGGCGAAGCTCGCGCTGGACGCGATCCGTCTCGTCACCGGCAAAGTCACCACGACGTACAACGAGACCGTGGCGGCCGGCAAGGTGATCACCTTCACGCCGAAGCTCAACACGGTGATGAAGCCCGGAAACACCGTCAACCTGTGGGTCAGCCTCGGCAAGCGCCCGATCACCGTGCCCGACCTGACCGGCAAGCCGTTCCAGAGCGCCAACCGGTCACTGCGCAAGGCCGGTTTCGTGGTCGAGCGCACCGACGCCTACGACCCGAAGGTGCCGGCCGGATCGGTGGTGTCGCAGACCCCGAACAACGGCACCCTGTTCGCCAAGGACAAGGTCCAGGTCGTCGTCTCCAAGGGCCCACCGCTGGTCGAGGTCCCCAACGTCCGCCGCAAGGGCCTGGCCGACGCCCAGAAGATCCTCACCGAGGCCGGCTTCAAGGTGAAGGTCGAGCAGGCGCCGTTCCACCTGGGTTTGAACCTGGTCGCCGGCCAGAACCCCGCCGCGGGCAAGCAGGCCCAGCCCGGTACGACGATCATCGTGACGATCGTCTGA
- a CDS encoding LysM peptidoglycan-binding domain-containing protein, whose protein sequence is MTNTSATAPEPENDVQPEPRNRRRTVVKVLTGIAVPLIAAGVITAGSPGLGQYKVKQGDTLSHIAARHGTTVKTLVALNELPGNGNAIYAGEVLQLPGQPKKQGPAATPAGRGRIKYVVKPGDTIGGIARRYHVSQAYLLSVNALKRSDKIFVGKAILVPVPVPKATASKKKRNDTFAGRKYADHVVDAADKNRATLRKRKLPNRAQIRSTIISTSKRYGVDPELALAISWQESGWKQRVVSPANAIGAMQVIPSTGRYSSGVVGRKLDLLKPKDNITAGVVLLEMLTGAAKLDIAVAGYYQGLGGVRRNGMYADTKQYVKSVLQIKARLESGWNPA, encoded by the coding sequence TCGCGGTCCCGCTGATCGCGGCCGGCGTGATCACCGCCGGGTCGCCCGGCCTCGGCCAGTACAAGGTCAAGCAGGGCGACACGCTGAGTCACATCGCGGCCCGGCACGGGACGACCGTCAAGACGCTGGTCGCCCTGAACGAGCTGCCCGGCAACGGCAACGCGATCTACGCCGGTGAGGTCCTGCAGCTGCCCGGCCAGCCCAAGAAGCAGGGGCCGGCGGCAACGCCGGCGGGCCGCGGCCGGATCAAGTACGTCGTGAAGCCCGGCGACACGATCGGCGGCATCGCGCGGCGGTACCACGTCAGCCAGGCGTACCTGCTGTCGGTGAACGCGCTGAAGCGCAGCGACAAGATCTTCGTCGGCAAGGCGATCCTGGTCCCGGTTCCGGTGCCGAAGGCAACAGCGTCGAAGAAGAAGCGCAACGACACCTTCGCCGGCCGCAAGTACGCCGACCACGTGGTCGACGCCGCGGACAAGAACCGCGCGACGCTGAGGAAGCGCAAGCTGCCCAACCGCGCCCAGATCCGGTCGACGATCATCAGCACCTCGAAGCGGTACGGCGTCGACCCGGAGCTCGCGCTGGCGATCTCCTGGCAGGAGTCGGGCTGGAAGCAGCGGGTCGTCTCGCCGGCCAACGCGATCGGCGCGATGCAGGTGATCCCGTCGACCGGGCGGTACTCCTCCGGCGTCGTCGGCCGCAAGCTCGACCTGCTCAAGCCCAAGGACAACATCACCGCGGGCGTCGTCCTGCTGGAGATGCTCACCGGCGCGGCCAAGCTCGACATCGCCGTCGCCGGCTACTACCAGGGTCTCGGCGGCGTCCGGCGTAACGGTATGTACGCCGACACGAAGCAATACGTGAAGAGCGTCCTGCAGATCAAGGCCCGCCTCGAGAGCGGCTGGAACCCGGCCTGA